Below is a genomic region from Eremothecium sinecaudum strain ATCC 58844 chromosome V, complete sequence.
GGTAGTAGAGCATTACCCCTTCCAATCAGAAGTGTTTCATCAGGCTCTTTAGTAGCCTCATATTCCAAGATCCACCTTTGTAAACGTTTAGTCTTAAAGCCCTTAAAAACTTGTAATAGAAGCTTTGTAACAGCTGCATCTCCATTACTATGCTGCAAAGATTGCACGAGATTTTCAACAACCTTTAAAATGCAGTCGACTATACCATCTTTATCCATTTTGTCCATATTTTCCTTAACATATTGATAGTAGAAAACCCCTCTATTTCTATAAGCCAAGTACCTCAATGAATCTAAGGTCGGTGAAGAGTACTTATAAAATCCCCACTGATCAGGTTTCAAAACGTCTATATTAAACAACTGAACAAACTTTTCCTCTGCATCCTCAAATCGCTTTGCTTTTAAATGATATAGGGCGCTTTGAAATACTCTAAAACTCTCCTCAACCTGCAATTCCCTCGAATGTACTTCAGCCTCTAGTAGCGCATCATGAGGAGATGAATTTAAAGCAGTGAATACCGACATGCCGGCCTATTCTTTGTATTTGAAGTTGTGTAGTGGAGAATTAAActatttatatatatttgatTTAAGTTCGTAAAGCTCATCACGTTTTTATACAATTCCATTAAATACGTCAATACTACAACTCCgcgaagaagaagatgagtTTCTATGCGGAGCATTTACCTAGGATTGGGTCGGTTTCGGTCATAATTGAGAGTAATGACAGTAAAGTGCTGGTTAAAAACGTTGATCCCAATCAGCTTACAGTTCAAGATGGTGATGATTCAAAGATAACTATTAATTTACCATGTGAAGTTCAGGTGGATAATACTCCTCAACTTAGCTATCAGGGAAAGGACTGTGTAATACGGCTGAAGGCTAAGATTAACTCCTCAAATGTCTATTTAGATAGAGCCTCTAATTTTATGGTGGCCTTCTCTCATCGCTCGAAATGGAATAAAAGTGATCTTTCAAAAGGGTTTGAATTTGAATGCAGTGAGTGTGGAGCAGTTCTACTGTCTAAATTTGAGTTTAATAGAGTACTTGATATGCCCTCCGAGTTTTGGGCCGAATTTATGGATTATTGGCATTGTCATAAACCGCATATTGATTCCAAAGCGCATACGGACTATAAAACGAAGTACAACTCGCTTAAGCCAAAGGAAGGAGAATTGCTTGTTGGAGACTCGTTTCTGTTGCTGGATAAGAACTGGTTTCCAGAAAGGTTTCCATTACAAACGGCAGCCCCAACTTGCTTTAAATGTCTGAAGCCACTAGGAGAAGTGACAGCCGACCACTTGCTAAAGATATATAAGTGGAACCTGATCCTAAGAAGTGCAGAGGGTCACGCGGAGAACTATTGCATTGAGTATTCCGTTGTTTCATCTTTAATGAATATCATAAATTCGCATGCTGCTCGTATTATCAACTTAAAAGATGGTACAGGAGCCATAACTGTTCTTTGGGTTTTTGGGATTGGAATAGATGTAACTCTATTGGATAATACAATTATTAAAGGGA
It encodes:
- the IPA1 gene encoding putative polyadenylation protein (Syntenic homolog of Ashbya gossypii ABL082C; Syntenic homolog of Saccharomyces cerevisiae YJR141W), whose product is MSFYAEHLPRIGSVSVIIESNDSKVLVKNVDPNQLTVQDGDDSKITINLPCEVQVDNTPQLSYQGKDCVIRLKAKINSSNVYLDRASNFMVAFSHRSKWNKSDLSKGFEFECSECGAVLLSKFEFNRVLDMPSEFWAEFMDYWHCHKPHIDSKAHTDYKTKYNSLKPKEGELLVGDSFLLLDKNWFPERFPLQTAAPTCFKCLKPLGEVTADHLLKIYKWNLILRSAEGHAENYCIEYSVVSSLMNIINSHAARIINLKDGTGAITVLWVFGIGIDVTLLDNTIIKGSLKILYVSDPAEGSIDDIHGRQQADSLTVSETCYKAFLESLETTRNKLPIRHRSIEKWHVSYISSS